A window of Cryptomeria japonica chromosome 3, Sugi_1.0, whole genome shotgun sequence contains these coding sequences:
- the LOC131069215 gene encoding ethylene-responsive transcription factor ERF012-like, translating into MSNGGEEMRFRGVRKRKWGKYVAEIRSGKRSRISLGSYFTPEAAARAYDAALLCLRGPTATSFNFQDLQFNSTALTAAQSNPSPQAIRTAAIVVGSACDVVPARYFHNNNNEIFEETAPNAEKEKSPGGGETTNDQGNALVEEKIAGEEQQICESSDVLLCLRGSNSSSFNFSDSQFNSTALEMDPPPDIIQTTAIAAGSALDSVPARFHNNVEDSEDKEALTHFGQGVNDQGIAHRVEEEEDMSEVNVAKYFLQSPEEISYEDRVQMSLLLPEEKEMMQPYNPSEIFTDFRTLDEAIFQATSGKPPH; encoded by the coding sequence ATGTCTAATGGTGGAGAAGAAATGAGATTCCGAGGCGTGAGAAAGAGGAAATGGGGAAAATATGTAGCCGAGATTCGATCTGGAAAGAGATCGCGCATATCGTTGGGGTCATACTTCACTCCTGAAGCTGCAGCTCGCGCTTATGACGCTGCGCTCTTGTGCCTCCGAGGACCTACCGCAACATCTTTCAATTTCCAAGACTTGCAGTTCAACTCGACTGCATTGACGGCTGCACAGAGCAATCCATCACCGCAGGCTATTCGAACAGCTGCGATTGTGGTTGGCTCTGCCTGCGACGTCGTTCCTGCAAGATACTTCCATAATAATAACAATGAAATCTTTGAGGAGACCGCACCCAACGCTGAGAAAGAGAAGTCACCCGGAGGTGGAGAAACTACTAATGATCAAGGGAATGCATTGGTTGAGGAGAAAATTGCAGGAGAAGAACAGCAGATATGTGAATCAAGTGATGTGCTCTTGTGCCTCCGAGGGTCCAACTCTTCGTCTTTCAATTTTTCGGACTCACAGTTCAACTCAACTGCATTGGAGATGGACCCTCCACCCGACATTATTCAAACAACTGCCATTGCGGCTGGGTCAGCGTTGGACTCTGTTCCTGCAAGATTCCACAATAATGTGGAGGATAGTGAGGACAAAGAAGCCTTAACCCATTTTGGCCAAGGCGTTAATGATCAAGGGATTGCACATAGAGTGGAGGAAGAAGAAGATATGAGCGAGGTGAATGTAGCAAAATATTTTCTACAGTCTCCGGAGGAAATATCTTATGAGGACAGAGTTCAGATGTCCCTACTTTTGCCTGAGGAGAAGGAGATGATGCAGCCTTACAATCCATCTGAAATCTTCACTGATTTTCGTACATTGGATGAAGCCATTTTCCAGGCGACGTCAGGAAAGCCTCCTCATTAA